In Flavobacterium sp. N1736, the following are encoded in one genomic region:
- a CDS encoding alpha/beta hydrolase family protein, which translates to MMKIKHIYIAISLFALTISNAQITSDENFRKPVSETLKKIETIFHVTINDDRGLLKGKELDYADWRIEQGNLAISLTNILAPFELMYFKQPDGTYIIRKYENHKVSVDKGKERLDYLTTLYSNVTEWEARKKEIKACMITSFGLDKAPLMPKSKPILTPKRIYKDYSIENIGLEILPGVYATGSIYKPYPLNKKAPVILTPDGHFGDGRYRKDEQYRCAIMAKMGAIVVSYDLFAWGESLLQFPEETHRNSIASTVQVLSGIRLLDYLSTQKNVDMSRVGVTGGSGGGSHTMFLAALDDRITVSAPVVMVSSHFSGGCPCESGRGIHLCGNGTNNAEISAMMAPKPQLIVSDGKDWTLAVPELEFPFIQRTYELYGKKDLVENAHFAKEGHDFGISKRMALYPFMAKYLGLDLNKVKNANGEIDESTCVIEPYDKLYVFGNKAENLPKNALKDINKLYEMFGEKNNKIYEVKK; encoded by the coding sequence ATGATGAAAATAAAACACATATATATAGCAATCTCACTTTTTGCATTGACAATTTCAAATGCACAAATAACTTCTGATGAAAATTTCAGGAAACCGGTTTCGGAAACATTAAAAAAAATTGAAACTATTTTTCATGTTACTATTAATGACGACAGAGGTTTATTAAAAGGAAAAGAACTGGATTATGCCGATTGGAGAATCGAACAAGGAAATCTGGCTATTTCGCTAACCAATATTTTGGCTCCGTTTGAACTAATGTATTTTAAACAACCGGACGGAACCTATATCATCAGAAAATATGAAAACCATAAAGTTTCTGTTGATAAAGGAAAAGAGCGTTTAGATTATTTAACCACTTTATATTCGAATGTAACCGAATGGGAAGCACGTAAAAAAGAAATAAAAGCGTGTATGATTACGTCTTTTGGTTTGGACAAAGCGCCGCTAATGCCAAAATCAAAACCTATTTTAACGCCAAAAAGAATTTATAAAGATTACAGTATTGAGAATATTGGATTGGAAATTTTGCCTGGTGTTTATGCAACAGGTTCGATTTACAAACCTTATCCGTTAAACAAAAAAGCGCCTGTTATTTTAACGCCGGACGGACATTTTGGTGACGGAAGATATAGAAAAGACGAACAATATCGTTGTGCAATTATGGCAAAAATGGGTGCAATCGTAGTAAGTTATGATTTGTTTGCGTGGGGAGAATCGTTATTACAATTTCCCGAAGAAACACACAGAAATAGTATTGCATCAACCGTTCAGGTTTTAAGCGGAATACGATTATTGGATTATTTATCGACTCAAAAAAATGTTGATATGTCGCGCGTTGGCGTTACAGGCGGTTCTGGCGGAGGATCACACACCATGTTTTTGGCAGCTTTAGATGACCGAATTACAGTTTCGGCTCCGGTTGTAATGGTTTCTTCTCATTTTTCTGGAGGCTGTCCGTGCGAAAGCGGGCGCGGAATTCACCTTTGCGGCAACGGAACAAATAATGCTGAAATCTCGGCAATGATGGCACCAAAACCACAATTGATTGTTTCTGATGGAAAAGACTGGACATTGGCAGTTCCTGAATTAGAGTTTCCTTTTATTCAAAGAACGTATGAATTATACGGAAAAAAAGATTTGGTAGAAAATGCTCATTTTGCAAAAGAAGGACATGATTTTGGAATTTCAAAACGTATGGCTTTATATCCTTTTATGGCAAAATATTTAGGTTTGGATTTAAACAAAGTCAAAAATGCAAACGGAGAAATCGACGAATCGACTTGTGTAATTGAACCTTATGATAAATTATATGTTTTTGGGAATAAAGCTGAAAATCTGCCTAAAAATGCATTAAAAGACATCAACAAATTATATGAAATGTTTGGAGAGAAGAATAACAAGATTTATGAGGTTAAGAAGTAA
- a CDS encoding glycoside hydrolase family 78 protein, with product MKNLKNILFLFCLLATFISNGQISAVHLTCEMTENPLAVIQNRPRFGWQLVSNKSNVSQKAYQILVSSSEQKLQKDEADIWDSKKVNSDKNLQINFSGNALKSETKYFWKVKIWDQNDKSSSWSKTAFFRISPNESDLNPTWIGAITKADSHLPEGRNYHSATYKREKKDAIINASDSLSRRSIILRKPFQITKEIKEAIVYISGLGHYELTLNGKKVGNSEFAPLWTDYDKTVNYNTYELSGKELQNGENVIGVLLGNGMYNTLAERYTKFFVSFGPPTLFFKMKVVYKDGSEDILKSDESWKYSKSPIIYNSIFGGEDYNANLEQKGWNLKGFNDSNWKKVIVQEAPKGILRAQTAPPITIQKQYNIKEVKELKPNFFVFNMGQNLSGFPTIKLKGKKGQIVRVWVGEGLNDDGTVGQGRSGKPYYYDYTLKGEGVEEWQPKFSYYGFQYVQIENINYKETKDKNLPTLVDLKSNFIYNSAGEAGTFTSSNVIFNKAHELINNSIKSNFQSVFTDCPQREKLGWLEEVHLNGPGLMFNYNLESYIPAMMQNISDSQRENGLIPTIVPEYVVFGGDFTDSPEWGVTGVILPWMYYEYYGDASLLEKYYPVMKKYVDYLGTKAKDNIVSYGLGDWYDYGTHAAGYSKNSPIALSATSHYFYGASLVAKAAKLLNKTEDISKYETLKADIKSAFNKEFFNLETKQYGTSSQFSNAVPVYMDLVEPQYKAAVMQNLLADIKAKGDRLTTGDVGNRYLFQALAQNGENEMMYKMNNHYDAPGYGFQIKFGLTTLTEQWDPRKGNSWNHFMMGQIEEWFYQSLAGIVGDPENPGFKHFFIQPEIVGDMTFVKATYKSIYGNIASGWEKKDGKLILKVEIPTNTSATIKLPIAKDSEIKVNGKATKNLKLGSGKYTIECELMARG from the coding sequence ATGAAGAATTTAAAAAACATATTATTTCTCTTTTGTCTTCTGGCAACTTTCATTTCAAATGGACAAATTTCTGCTGTGCATTTAACCTGCGAAATGACAGAAAATCCATTGGCAGTAATTCAAAATCGACCAAGATTTGGATGGCAATTGGTTTCTAATAAATCAAATGTTTCTCAAAAAGCGTATCAAATTTTAGTTTCTTCATCAGAACAAAAACTTCAAAAAGACGAAGCCGATATTTGGGATAGCAAAAAAGTAAATTCAGATAAAAATCTTCAAATAAACTTTAGCGGAAACGCTCTAAAAAGTGAAACCAAATATTTCTGGAAAGTAAAAATCTGGGATCAAAATGATAAATCTTCTTCATGGAGTAAAACCGCTTTTTTCAGAATTTCGCCAAATGAATCAGACTTAAACCCAACGTGGATTGGAGCGATTACAAAAGCCGATAGTCATTTACCCGAAGGCAGAAATTACCATTCGGCAACTTACAAAAGAGAGAAAAAAGATGCGATAATCAATGCTTCTGATTCTTTGTCGCGCAGAAGTATTATACTTCGAAAACCATTTCAAATTACAAAAGAAATCAAAGAAGCCATAGTTTATATTTCCGGATTAGGACATTATGAATTAACCCTTAACGGAAAAAAAGTTGGCAATAGCGAGTTTGCACCTTTATGGACAGATTACGATAAAACCGTTAATTATAATACATACGAATTATCGGGTAAAGAATTGCAAAATGGCGAAAATGTAATTGGCGTACTTTTAGGAAACGGAATGTACAATACACTTGCCGAAAGATATACCAAGTTTTTTGTGAGTTTTGGTCCGCCAACTTTATTTTTTAAAATGAAAGTGGTTTACAAAGACGGTTCCGAAGATATTTTAAAATCAGATGAAAGCTGGAAATACAGTAAAAGTCCGATTATATATAACAGTATTTTTGGAGGCGAAGATTACAACGCCAATTTAGAACAAAAAGGCTGGAATTTGAAAGGATTTAATGATTCGAATTGGAAAAAAGTTATTGTTCAGGAAGCACCAAAAGGAATTTTACGAGCACAAACAGCGCCGCCAATTACGATTCAGAAACAATATAATATTAAGGAAGTAAAAGAGCTAAAACCAAACTTTTTTGTTTTTAATATGGGACAAAATCTTTCAGGATTTCCAACCATAAAACTCAAAGGAAAAAAAGGACAAATAGTTCGCGTTTGGGTTGGCGAAGGATTAAATGACGACGGAACCGTTGGTCAGGGAAGATCCGGAAAACCTTATTATTATGATTATACTTTAAAAGGTGAAGGTGTAGAAGAATGGCAGCCAAAATTTAGTTATTACGGATTTCAATATGTTCAGATTGAGAACATCAATTATAAAGAAACCAAAGATAAAAACTTGCCAACATTGGTAGATTTAAAATCAAATTTCATTTATAATTCGGCGGGCGAAGCAGGAACTTTTACATCTTCAAACGTAATTTTTAATAAAGCACACGAACTGATAAATAACTCGATAAAAAGTAATTTTCAGAGTGTTTTTACCGATTGTCCGCAGCGTGAAAAATTGGGTTGGCTGGAAGAAGTTCACCTAAACGGACCTGGATTAATGTTCAATTATAATCTCGAAAGTTATATTCCAGCAATGATGCAAAACATCTCAGATTCGCAACGAGAAAATGGTTTAATCCCGACAATAGTTCCTGAATATGTAGTTTTTGGAGGCGATTTTACCGATTCACCGGAATGGGGCGTAACCGGCGTAATTCTGCCTTGGATGTATTATGAATATTATGGCGATGCCTCTTTATTAGAGAAATATTATCCTGTAATGAAAAAGTACGTTGATTATTTAGGTACAAAAGCAAAAGATAATATTGTTTCGTATGGATTAGGAGATTGGTACGATTACGGAACGCATGCCGCAGGATATTCAAAAAATAGTCCGATTGCGCTTTCGGCAACTTCTCATTATTTTTATGGAGCAAGTTTGGTTGCAAAAGCAGCAAAATTATTGAACAAAACCGAAGATATTTCGAAATACGAAACCTTAAAGGCGGATATAAAAAGTGCTTTTAATAAAGAATTTTTCAATCTCGAAACCAAACAATATGGTACAAGCAGCCAGTTTAGTAACGCTGTTCCGGTTTATATGGATCTTGTAGAACCACAATATAAAGCGGCTGTAATGCAAAATTTATTGGCAGATATAAAGGCAAAAGGCGACAGATTAACAACGGGTGATGTTGGAAATCGTTATTTATTTCAGGCTTTGGCTCAAAATGGCGAAAACGAAATGATGTATAAAATGAACAATCATTATGATGCGCCGGGTTATGGATTTCAGATAAAATTTGGCTTAACCACTTTAACCGAACAATGGGACCCAAGAAAAGGAAATTCGTGGAATCATTTTATGATGGGACAAATCGAAGAATGGTTTTACCAAAGTTTAGCCGGAATTGTTGGTGATCCGGAAAATCCGGGATTCAAACATTTCTTTATTCAGCCCGAAATTGTTGGCGATATGACTTTTGTAAAAGCAACTTATAAATCTATTTATGGAAATATTGCTTCGGGCTGGGAGAAAAAAGACGGAAAATTAATTTTAAAAGTGGAGATTCCGACTAATACATCGGCGACAATAAAATTACCAATTGCTAAAGATTCAGAAATAAAAGTGAATGGAAAAGCAACTAAAAATTTAAAATTAGGGTCAGGAAAATATACAATCGAATGCGAGTTAATGGCACGCGGATGA
- a CDS encoding six-hairpin glycosidase: protein MITFQHIKTNIITTATILLLCAAVNAQNDTVRYVGKTLSNVDYHHGQLSPAVGVHATQIMRASREHPEKADGFGWTYNHQPMIAYWNNTFYLHYLSDPTGEHIPPGQTFMMTSKDGVTWTKPSVLFPVYRIPDGFKKEGVEGIAKNLDAVMHQRMGFYVTSDKRLLSVGYYGIAMDEKDDPNDGKGIGRVVREIYKNGSLGPIYFIRYNKAWNEKSTSFPFYKKSKDKGFIKACDEMLSKPLLMQQWVEEADRDDELIPLKKQFKAFNYYHLPNGNVVGLWKFALTSISKDEGKTWEYNPTRAPGFVNSNAKIWGQKTSDNKYATVYNPSEYRWPLAISTSDDGLNYKDLLLVHGEISPMRYGGNYKSAGPQYVRGIPETDGTPPDGKLWVSYSVNKEDIWVASIPVPVTSVVNEDVKDVFNELPDGQELKLWNTYDLSWASTKIEKKTDGKKWLTLRDQDFFDYSRAERVIPFAEKMEATFTVKPEQNNHGLLQIEFQNKQGLPAVRLIFDSDGNLKTKTGARYNNIAKYEANKDYKITVKLNTKTRSYTIKVNDDKESTKIFYAPVDGFERIMFRTGDQRFTPNTDTPADVDDFVDLPETGKLIPEAVFNIESLITKKN from the coding sequence ATGATTACTTTCCAACATATAAAAACCAACATCATAACTACAGCCACAATACTATTGCTTTGTGCAGCTGTAAATGCACAAAACGACACCGTGCGTTATGTTGGCAAAACACTTTCAAACGTCGATTATCATCACGGACAATTAAGTCCAGCAGTTGGAGTTCATGCAACACAAATTATGCGTGCAAGCCGTGAACATCCTGAAAAAGCAGATGGTTTTGGCTGGACATACAATCATCAACCGATGATTGCTTATTGGAACAATACTTTCTATCTGCATTATTTAAGCGATCCAACCGGAGAACATATTCCGCCGGGACAAACCTTCATGATGACCTCAAAAGATGGTGTAACTTGGACAAAACCTTCGGTGCTTTTTCCTGTTTATCGTATTCCCGACGGATTTAAAAAAGAAGGTGTAGAAGGAATTGCCAAAAATCTTGATGCCGTAATGCACCAGCGAATGGGATTTTATGTTACCTCAGATAAAAGACTGCTTTCTGTTGGTTACTACGGAATTGCAATGGATGAAAAAGACGATCCAAATGACGGAAAAGGAATTGGTCGCGTCGTAAGAGAAATTTATAAAAACGGAAGTTTAGGTCCGATTTATTTTATCAGATATAATAAAGCATGGAATGAAAAATCGACTTCATTTCCATTTTATAAAAAAAGCAAAGACAAAGGATTTATAAAAGCTTGTGACGAAATGCTTTCTAAACCTTTATTGATGCAGCAATGGGTTGAAGAAGCTGATCGCGATGACGAATTAATTCCGCTAAAAAAACAATTTAAAGCTTTTAATTATTATCATTTACCAAACGGAAACGTAGTTGGTTTATGGAAATTTGCTTTAACATCTATAAGTAAAGACGAAGGAAAAACATGGGAATACAATCCAACAAGAGCGCCGGGTTTTGTAAATAGCAATGCCAAAATATGGGGACAAAAAACATCAGATAATAAATATGCAACTGTTTATAATCCGTCAGAATACCGTTGGCCATTGGCGATTTCGACAAGTGACGACGGACTGAATTACAAAGATTTATTACTGGTTCACGGCGAAATTTCTCCAATGCGCTATGGCGGAAACTACAAATCTGCCGGACCACAATACGTTCGCGGAATTCCCGAAACCGATGGAACTCCGCCTGACGGAAAACTTTGGGTAAGTTACAGCGTAAACAAAGAAGATATTTGGGTTGCGTCGATTCCAGTTCCTGTAACTTCTGTTGTAAATGAAGATGTAAAAGATGTTTTCAATGAACTTCCTGACGGACAAGAATTGAAACTTTGGAATACGTATGATTTATCGTGGGCTTCAACTAAAATAGAAAAGAAAACAGATGGCAAAAAATGGCTGACATTAAGAGATCAGGACTTTTTCGATTATTCACGTGCCGAACGCGTAATTCCGTTTGCAGAAAAAATGGAAGCGACTTTTACCGTAAAACCCGAACAAAATAATCATGGTTTATTGCAGATCGAATTCCAAAATAAACAAGGATTGCCTGCCGTTCGTTTGATTTTTGATTCAGATGGAAATCTAAAAACAAAAACCGGAGCGCGTTACAATAACATTGCAAAATACGAAGCCAATAAAGACTATAAAATCACCGTAAAACTAAATACTAAAACCCGTTCGTACACTATAAAAGTGAACGACGATAAAGAATCAACAAAAATATTTTATGCACCGGTTGATGGTTTTGAACGAATTATGTTCAGAACCGGAGATCAGCGTTTTACACCAAATACAGATACTCCGGCAGATGTAGATGATTTTGTTGATTTACCCGAAACAGGAAAATTAATTCCCGAAGCAGTTTTTAATATTGAATCGTTGATTACGAAAAAGAATTAA
- a CDS encoding glycoside hydrolase family 43 protein: MKKIFIIITLSLFAISYSQKKKEIYLFTSFREPATDGLYLAYSEDGYNWKGLEGSFLKPEIGASKIMRDPSITKGADGTYHLVWTTDWKGGNGFGYASSKDLIHWSQQQYIPVMKNESEVVNVWAPEIFYDDVKKEYIIIWASTIPFRFEKGVEEEKNNHRMYYVTTKDFKTFSDTKLYYDPGFSVIDCVIVKKGKKDYVLVLKDNTRPMRNIKVAFGKSPLGPFGKSSEPLTEYLSEGPTVVKVDKNWLLYYDNYGSKNYKALNTSDFVHFEDVSSKISLPEGHKHGTITTISEEVLKGLIEKK, from the coding sequence ATGAAAAAAATATTCATCATAATCACTCTTTCCCTTTTTGCGATAAGCTATTCGCAGAAAAAGAAAGAAATTTATCTTTTCACGTCGTTTCGGGAACCCGCAACCGACGGTTTGTATCTGGCTTACAGCGAAGATGGCTATAATTGGAAAGGTCTTGAAGGATCATTTTTAAAACCAGAAATAGGAGCCAGCAAAATCATGCGCGATCCCTCTATTACAAAAGGAGCCGACGGAACATATCACTTGGTTTGGACAACCGATTGGAAAGGCGGAAATGGTTTTGGATACGCCAGTTCTAAAGATTTAATTCATTGGTCACAACAACAATATATTCCCGTGATGAAAAACGAATCCGAAGTAGTAAACGTTTGGGCACCGGAAATTTTTTATGATGATGTCAAAAAAGAATACATTATTATTTGGGCATCTACAATTCCGTTTCGATTTGAAAAAGGAGTGGAAGAAGAGAAAAATAATCACAGAATGTATTATGTAACAACCAAAGATTTTAAAACATTTTCAGATACAAAATTATATTACGATCCGGGTTTTAGCGTGATCGATTGTGTGATTGTGAAAAAAGGCAAAAAAGATTATGTTTTGGTTTTGAAAGACAACACAAGACCCATGCGAAATATAAAAGTAGCATTTGGGAAATCGCCTTTAGGACCATTCGGTAAAAGTTCAGAACCATTGACAGAATATTTATCAGAAGGACCAACAGTTGTAAAAGTGGACAAAAATTGGCTGCTGTATTATGATAATTATGGATCAAAAAACTATAAAGCTTTAAACACCTCAGATTTTGTTCATTTTGAAGATGTTTCTTCAAAAATAAGTCTTCCAGAAGGACACAAACACGGAACGATTACAACAATATCCGAAGAAGTTTTAAAAGGATTAATTGAAAAGAAATAG
- a CDS encoding glycoside hydrolase family 28 protein produces the protein MKNIIIILFFTLGFNTAFANDGWLNILNEGGNNKGIKCTEAIQNAIEKASKNGGGTIFFPSGEYLTGALKLKSNITIHLDSGALLKFSDNFDDYLPFVEMRYEGLVMKSFSPLFYAKDAENITIKGRGVIDGQGKAWWNEVYRIETAKEPIPLTKYQKMWDEQNQGIVYSDYYKRTMDKKFFRPSFFQSYNCKNILIEGVTFQNSPFWTVNPEFCDNVTITGITISNPHSPNTDGINPSSCKNVHISNCHISVGDDCITIKSGRDEDGRKYNRPTENVTITNCTMLSGHGGVVIGSEMSGGIKKITISNCVFEGTDRGIRLKSARGRGGVVEDIRIDNIVMKNIKEEAIVMDLFYDKSSKEEPVSEKTPIFRNIHISNVTAGDVNKAGVIRGISEMPIQNITFSNINIDAKEGFSVQTAKDIEFHDVQINTTIGASFKIEDAQNLILDNVSTAKPLANTPVIKLTNVSNMMINNNFPMFATDVFLEADGKATKDIFLKNNVFNHVKTIIKRGTSLDKKAITE, from the coding sequence ATGAAAAACATCATAATCATACTCTTCTTCACTTTAGGCTTCAACACTGCTTTCGCAAACGACGGCTGGTTGAATATCCTAAACGAAGGAGGAAACAACAAAGGAATAAAATGTACCGAAGCCATTCAGAATGCTATTGAAAAAGCATCAAAAAATGGTGGCGGAACAATATTTTTCCCTTCCGGGGAATATTTAACGGGCGCTTTAAAATTAAAAAGTAACATTACGATTCACTTAGATTCCGGAGCACTTTTAAAATTTTCGGACAATTTTGATGATTATTTGCCTTTTGTAGAAATGCGTTATGAAGGCTTGGTAATGAAATCTTTCTCACCATTATTCTATGCCAAAGATGCCGAGAATATTACCATAAAAGGCAGAGGGGTAATCGACGGACAAGGAAAAGCATGGTGGAATGAAGTTTACCGAATTGAAACAGCAAAAGAACCAATTCCGCTTACGAAATATCAAAAAATGTGGGACGAGCAGAACCAAGGTATTGTATATTCAGATTATTATAAAAGAACAATGGACAAGAAATTTTTCAGACCTTCTTTTTTTCAAAGTTATAATTGCAAGAATATTTTAATCGAAGGCGTTACATTTCAAAATTCGCCTTTCTGGACTGTAAATCCTGAGTTTTGTGATAATGTAACCATTACCGGAATCACAATTTCTAATCCGCATTCGCCAAATACAGACGGAATAAATCCATCTTCCTGCAAAAATGTTCATATTTCGAATTGCCATATTAGTGTTGGCGATGATTGTATTACGATAAAATCAGGCAGAGACGAAGACGGTCGAAAATATAACCGACCAACAGAAAATGTTACCATCACAAATTGCACCATGTTAAGCGGTCATGGCGGCGTTGTAATTGGAAGTGAAATGTCGGGCGGAATCAAGAAAATCACCATTTCAAACTGTGTTTTCGAAGGCACAGATCGCGGTATTCGATTAAAATCGGCTCGTGGCAGAGGCGGCGTTGTCGAAGATATTCGTATCGATAATATCGTCATGAAAAACATCAAAGAAGAAGCCATCGTGATGGATTTATTCTACGATAAATCGAGTAAAGAAGAACCTGTTTCTGAGAAAACGCCAATTTTTAGAAACATACATATTAGCAATGTTACCGCCGGCGATGTAAATAAAGCAGGAGTAATTCGCGGAATTTCTGAAATGCCAATTCAAAACATTACATTTTCAAACATCAATATAGATGCTAAAGAAGGTTTTTCGGTTCAAACGGCAAAAGATATCGAATTTCACGATGTACAAATAAACACAACAATTGGCGCTTCTTTCAAAATTGAAGATGCTCAAAACCTGATATTAGACAATGTTTCAACAGCAAAACCATTAGCAAACACACCGGTTATTAAGCTGACAAATGTTTCGAACATGATGATTAATAATAATTTTCCAATGTTTGCAACAGATGTTTTTCTGGAAGCTGACGGAAAAGCAACAAAAGATATTTTCCTCAAAAACAATGTTTTCAATCACGTAAAAACGATTATAAAAAGAGGAACATCTTTAGATAAAAAAGCAATTACAGAATAA